In the genome of Leguminivora glycinivorella isolate SPB_JAAS2020 chromosome 21, LegGlyc_1.1, whole genome shotgun sequence, one region contains:
- the LOC125237529 gene encoding acyl-CoA Delta(11) desaturase-like, which translates to MLGVTAGAHRLWAHRSYRARLPLQLLLVAFHSLAYQHSALRFAREHRAHHAFSDTDADPYNPARGFFFAHVGWLLVRPHPRAVAAARAIHVADLHQNPVLVFQDKYSFYLTALFAFVLPALAPWWWWGECAATAHHVSCARVLAVWHAFFTTNSVAHRAGRRPYDARIAPAQSLPVALVTLGEGFHNFHHVFPFDYRAAERGNGWLNPTARFVEACARLGWARGLRRATPAAVARRARRTGDGTDLWGRPRSDLVGDSTK; encoded by the exons ATGCTGGGCGTGACGGCGGGCGCGCACCGGCTGTGGGCGCACCGCTCCTATCGCGCGCGGCTGCCGCTGCAGCTGCTGCTGGTGGCGTTCCACAGCCTCGCCTACCAGCACTCGGCGCTCCGCTTCGCGAGGGAGCACAG GGCGCACCACGCGTTCAGCGACACGGACGCGGACCCGTACAACCCGGCGCGCGGGTTCTTCTTCGCGCACGTGGGCTGGCTGCTGGTGCGGCCGCACCCGCGCGCCGTGGCCGCGGCGCGGGCCATACACGTGGCCGACCTCCACCAGAACCCCGTGCTGGTGTTTCAGGACAA GTACAGCTTCTACCTGACGGCGTTGTTCGCGTTCGTGTTGCCGGCGCTCGCGCCGTGGTGGTGGTGGGGCGAGTGCGCGGCGACGGCGCACCACGTGTCGTGCGCGCGCGTGCTGGCGGTGTGGCACGCGTTCTTCACGACCAACAGCGTGGCGCACCGCGCCGGCCGCCGCCCCTACGACGCCCGCATCGCGCCCGCGCAGAGCCTGCCCGTGGCGCTGGTGACGCTGGGCGAGGGCTTCCACAACTTCCACCACGTGTTCCCATTCGACTACCGCGCGGCGGAGCGCGGCAACGGCTGGCTGAACCCGACGGCGCGGTTCGTCGAGGCGTGCGCGCGGCTGGGCTGGGCGCGCGGGCTGCGGCGCGCAACGCCCGCCGCCGTGGCGCGGAGGGCGCGCCGTACGGGCGACGGCACGGACCTGTGGGGGCGACCACGGAGCGATCTTGTTGGTGATTCCACTAAATAA
- the LOC125237498 gene encoding uncharacterized protein LOC125237498 isoform X2 has translation MAPNIKEKARLVDEAPLAAPAPEPPAPGAGPREYALRLHVALKFAYWHLGALYGLWLAPQARLATVLFNMVLFVGMGLGTSVGAHRLWAHRAFKAAAPLQALLLLLQTLASQHCVVNWVRDHSEGQAAPQVHRLGRRPVQRAARLVVLARRLGAVPQAPRGREPRGTRRRLRPHGQPAPALPEEILLSAQLPASVCTASCNTGVPVGRVVAPRALPAAAEPAGHLAPRVLHQQPRARLAPPPPPPPPPALRHGRHVRAERPAVRARLRRGPPQLPPRLPLRLPPLGIWNEVF, from the exons ATGGCTCCAAACATCAAAGAAAAGGCGCGACTAGTCGACGAGGCTCCGCTGGCGGCGCCCGCGCCGGAGCCGCCGGCGCCCGGCGCGGGCCCCCGCGAGTACGCGCTGCGCCTGCACGTGGCGCTCAAGTTCGCCTACTGGCACCTCGGCGCGCTCTACGGCCTGTGGCTGGCGCCCCAAGCCCGCCTCGCCACCGTACTCTTCA ACATGGTGTTGTTCGTGGGCATGGGGCTGGGCACGTCGGTGGGCGCGCACCGGCTGTGGGCGCACCGCGCGTTCAAGGCCGCCGCGCCGCTGCAggcgctgctgctgctgctgcagACCCTCGCGAGCCAGCACTGCGTCGTCAACTGGGTGCGCGACcacag TGAGGGTCAGGCTGCACCACAAGTACACCGACTCGGACGCAGACCCGTACAGCGCGCGGCGCGGCTGGTGGTTCTCGCACGCCGGCTGGGTGCTGTACCGCAAGCACCCCGAGGTCGTGAGCCGAGGGGGACACGTCGACGTCTCCGACCTCATGGCCAACCCGCTCCTGCGCTTCCAGAAGAA ATACTATTATCGGCTCAACTTCCTGCTAGCGTTTGTACTGCCAGTTGTAATACCGGTGTTCCTGTGGGGCGAGTCGTGGCGCCACGCGCACTGCCTGCAGCTGCTGAGCCTGCTGGCCATCTCGCACCTCGTGTTCTGCATCAACAGCCTCGCGCACGCCTCGCGCCCCCGCcacccccgccgccgccgccagccctaCGACACGGCCGACACGTCCGTGCAGAGCGACCTGCTGTACGCGCTCGGCTTCGGCGAGGGCCACCACAACTACCACCACGCCTTCCCCTCCGACTACCGCCTCTCGGAATCTGGAATGAAGTATTTTAA
- the LOC125237498 gene encoding acyl-CoA Delta(11) desaturase-like isoform X1, translated as MAPNIKEKARLVDEAPLAAPAPEPPAPGAGPREYALRLHVALKFAYWHLGALYGLWLAPQARLATVLFNMVLFVGMGLGTSVGAHRLWAHRAFKAAAPLQALLLLLQTLASQHCVVNWVRDHRLHHKYTDSDADPYSARRGWWFSHAGWVLYRKHPEVVSRGGHVDVSDLMANPLLRFQKKYYYRLNFLLAFVLPVVIPVFLWGESWRHAHCLQLLSLLAISHLVFCINSLAHASRPRHPRRRRQPYDTADTSVQSDLLYALGFGEGHHNYHHAFPSDYRLSESGMKYFNYTNALIEFFERIGWAWDLKRASPEMIAKRALRTGDGTHPRSLHVNDGFSNSP; from the exons ATGGCTCCAAACATCAAAGAAAAGGCGCGACTAGTCGACGAGGCTCCGCTGGCGGCGCCCGCGCCGGAGCCGCCGGCGCCCGGCGCGGGCCCCCGCGAGTACGCGCTGCGCCTGCACGTGGCGCTCAAGTTCGCCTACTGGCACCTCGGCGCGCTCTACGGCCTGTGGCTGGCGCCCCAAGCCCGCCTCGCCACCGTACTCTTCA ACATGGTGTTGTTCGTGGGCATGGGGCTGGGCACGTCGGTGGGCGCGCACCGGCTGTGGGCGCACCGCGCGTTCAAGGCCGCCGCGCCGCTGCAggcgctgctgctgctgctgcagACCCTCGCGAGCCAGCACTGCGTCGTCAACTGGGTGCGCGACcacag GCTGCACCACAAGTACACCGACTCGGACGCAGACCCGTACAGCGCGCGGCGCGGCTGGTGGTTCTCGCACGCCGGCTGGGTGCTGTACCGCAAGCACCCCGAGGTCGTGAGCCGAGGGGGACACGTCGACGTCTCCGACCTCATGGCCAACCCGCTCCTGCGCTTCCAGAAGAA ATACTATTATCGGCTCAACTTCCTGCTAGCGTTTGTACTGCCAGTTGTAATACCGGTGTTCCTGTGGGGCGAGTCGTGGCGCCACGCGCACTGCCTGCAGCTGCTGAGCCTGCTGGCCATCTCGCACCTCGTGTTCTGCATCAACAGCCTCGCGCACGCCTCGCGCCCCCGCcacccccgccgccgccgccagccctaCGACACGGCCGACACGTCCGTGCAGAGCGACCTGCTGTACGCGCTCGGCTTCGGCGAGGGCCACCACAACTACCACCACGCCTTCCCCTCCGACTACCGCCTCTCGGAATCTGGAATGAAGTATTTTAATTATACCAACGCTCTAATCGAGTTCTTCGAGCGGATCGGTTGGGCGTGGGACTTGAAGCGGGCGAGTCCGGAGATGATCGCGAAGAGAGCGCTCAGGACGGGCGACGGAACCCACCCGCGCTCCCTCCACGTGAACGACGGTTTCAGCAATTCTCCTTGA
- the LOC125237492 gene encoding uncharacterized protein LOC125237492 has translation MVYCYLSPSTTATTRARLFAAAEKESGQWLHAYPSPPSGTYLEPDTLRLAVSLRLGVKVCTPHRCPCGTTVDELGHHGLSCQLSAGRLSRHSALNDIIRRSLATVNAPAILEPNGVSRDDGKRPDGMTLVPWKMGRVLVWDATCVDTLAPSHLPRTSNRAGAAAEAAEIKKMTKYRGLGHQYHFRAVGVETLGPWGPSAREVFKELSAKLKETTGDQRAGSFLSQRISIAIQRGNAASIFGTMPRGPYLDVF, from the exons atggtttattgttatttatc TCCCAGTACCACTGCCACAACGCGGGCGCGGCTGTTCGCAGCCGCAGAAAAGGAATCCGGTCAGTGGCTGCACGCTTACCCCTCCCCTCCCAGTGGTACCTACCTTGAGCCTGATACCCTGCGCCTAGCCGTGAGTCTCAGGCTCGGAGTAAAGGTCTGCACCCCTCATAGGTGCCCCTGCGGCACAACCGTCGACGAGCTTGGACACCATGGCCTTTCTTGTCAACTGAGTGCCGGTCGCCTCTCCAGACACTCTGCCCTGAATGACATTATACGCCGGTCTCTTGCTACCGTCAACGCGCCGGCCATCCTTGAACCAAACGGCGTTTCGAGGGACGATGGCAAGAGACCGGACGGTATGACCCTAGTTCCTTGGAAGATGGGACGGGTGCTAGTCTGGGACGCCACATGCGTCGATACACTGGCACCTTCCCATCTTCCAAGAACCTCAAACAGGGCTGGGGCAGCTGCGGAGGCGGCTGAAATAAAAAAGATGACAAAATATCGGGGTCTCGGACACCAATACCATTTTAGGGCagttggcgtcgagaccctagGGCCATGGGGTCCAAGCGCCCGTGAGGTTTTTAAAGAGCTGAGCGCAAAGCTCAAAGAAACTACcggtgaccagagagctggcagctttctctcgcaacgcattagcattgctattcagcgagggaatgctgccagcatctttggcacCATGCCGCGGGGGCCATATTTAGacgtattttag
- the LOC125237344 gene encoding putative uncharacterized protein DDB_G0290521: MKRRGKGHQLKNPKGKKGKRLSHSNTPPPSSTTPLPSPPLPDIIRNTSPNTENTGNPKQQQIQQKNDDNKPSSSSSSSSSTSSSSSSSASSASTASPPHSPRSLHSPTTPPPTSPTSPTSSTPTKAPAPQPRPSPLPSPTSSSSSSPSPTPSSPQRASQSTKTTTNTPVHPQTPQMLPLPNPNPKEVTTTPTKPHNQRNQHKIKQCTLCGYVSRNGHMLRHQSSVHKGLMVERGRKEFKKHGAFETDTPAKKYCPQKHLPPLWLVRAVTGVNKRWLEALYTGIIPEDEGEEEEEEN, from the coding sequence ATGAAGCGCCGGGGCAAAGGACACCAACTGAAAAACCCCAAGGGAAAAAAAGGGAAGAGGCTATCACACTCAAATACACCACCACCATCATCAACAACACCGCTACCATCGCCACCTCTACCAGACATAATACGCAACACTTCACCGAACACAGAAAACACAGGAAACCCAAAACAGCAGCAAATACAACAGAAGAACGATGACAAtaaaccatcatcatcatcatcgtcgtcgTCGTCTACGTCCTCGTCCTCCTCCTCGTCTGCCTCGTCTGCCTCGACTGCCTCGCCGCCGCACTCACCGCGCTCACTGCACTCACCAACGACGCCACCACCGACGTCACCGACGTCACCGACATCATCAACGCCTACAAAAGCTCCTGCACCACAGCCTCGACCATCGCCTTTGCCTTCACCTACTTCctcctcatcatcatcaccatcgcCAACACCCTCTTCACCACAAAGGGCATCACAAAGCACAAAAACAACAACAAATACGCCAGTACACCCACAGACCCCACAGATGCTTCCACTTCCAAACCCAAACCCAAAAGAGGTAACAACAACACCAACAAAACCCCATAACCAAAGAAACCAGCACAAAATCAAGCAGTGTACGTTATGTGGGTATGTCTCGCGAAATGGGCATATGCTGCGTCATCAAAGCAGCGTACATAAGGGACTGATGGTGGAGAGGGGAAGGAAGGAGTTCAAGAAACATGGAGCATTCGAAACAGACACACCAGCTAAGAAGTACTGCCCGCAAAAACACCTGCCTCCGCTGTGGTTGGTGAGGGCGGTCACTGGAGTAAATAAGAGATGGCTGGAAGCACTTTACACTGGAATAATACCGGAGGACGAGGgcgaggaggaggaggaggagaaCTAG
- the LOC125237345 gene encoding actin cytoskeleton-regulatory complex protein pan1-like, with amino-acid sequence MVADKSSHLKGTFQKALKDSVKALKEVFEELRTHSVSDETRQLEAANKRLKAELADVRCELRKIREDMERLQMPRWDSPPSKAIDREAPQPAAALGRPHVDDLIGAITVKVGRILDDRLGALERDGRLLPNKTGQTPLAVDRGRQAAQTVTPGKAAGGEKSKKKRKKAKSQPTAVAGPSAPSGQQPPPPAPGSSDQQWTSVVSRSARRRAAAQSKTQPQANTKRKAANEKAQAKAKTRSRGLRPPRSAAVVLTLQPEAEANGATYAKVLAVAKEKVKLADLGISDLRFRRAATGARILQLPGVNSGEKADKLARELAEKLGEEVRVSRPTKCAELRLSNLDDSVTSEEVVVAVARAGECTQDQVKAGEIRRDHTGLGTVWVRCPVTAAKKVSDGGRFLVGWSSAQVKLLEPRILRCYRCLEVGHVRAQCQAQIDRGSLCYRCGKPDHKAAQCSAEPHCAVCEASGKSASHALGSKACTARGPRKDRKTRDGPPAPSQSSQPAATTLAASNALGEAMAAE; translated from the exons ATGGTGGCCGACAAGTCGAGCCATCTTAAGGGCACCTTCCAAAAGGCCCTAAAAGATTCGGTCAAGGCGTTAAAGGAAGTTTTTGAGGAGCTCAGGACACACTCCGTGTCTGATGAAACGCGACAATTAGAGGCCGCAAATAAGCGCCTCAAAGCGGAGCTAGCAGATGTGCGTTGCGAGCTTCGCAAAATTCGCGAGGACATGGAACGGCTCCAAATGCCGCGTTGGGACTCACCTCCCTCAAAGGCAATAGACAGGGAGGCGCCGCAGCCCGCCGCTGCCCTCGGACGTCCCCATGTGGACGACCTGATCGGGGCAATCACAGTTAAGGTGGGACGTATCCTTGACGACAGACTCGGAGCCTTGGAGCGAGATGGCAGGCTTCTGCCAAACAAAACAGGACAGACCCCACTGGCAGTAGACCGGGGACGACAGGCCGCGCAAACGGTCACACCGGGGAAAGCGGCAGGG GGCGAAAAGTCAAAGAAGAAGAGAAAGAAGGCGAAATCACAGCCCACTGCTGTCGCTGGACCGTCGGCCCCAAGCGGTCAGCAGCCGCCACCCCCTGCACCTGGGTCCTCGGACCAGCAATGGACTTCAGTGGTGAGTAGGAGCGCGAGGAGGAGGGCCGCTGCACAGTCGAAGACGCAGCCCCAGGCAAACACAAAAAGGAAGGCAGCGAACGAGAAGGCTCAGGCAAAGGCAAAGACACGTAGTAGAGGTCTTCGCCCGCCGCGATCGGCAGCTGTGGTGCTGACGCTGCAACCGGAAGCGGAGGCAAACGGCGCAACGTATGCCAAGGTGCTGGCCGTAGCAAAGGAGAAGGTCAAGCTAGCTGATCTGGGCATTTCCGATTTGCGTTTTCGGCGGGCAGCCACTGGCGCACGGATCCTGCAGCTGCCGGGTGTGAACAGCGGTGAGAAGGCCGATAAGCTGGCAAGGGAGCTGGCGGAAAAACTGGGAGAGGAAGTCCGAGTGTCCAGGCCGACAAAGTGTGCGGAGTTGCGACTATCCAACCTGGATGACTCTGTGACGTCGGAGGAGGTAGTCGTCGCCGTCGCTCGAGCCGGGGAATGTACTCAGGATCAGGTCAAGGCAGGGGAAATCCGCCGGGATCACACTGGTCTTGGTACAGTCTGGGTACGCTGCCCGGTCACGGCGGCAAAGAAGGTGTCCGACGGTGGTCGTTTCCTGGTTGGATGGTCTTCGGCACAGGTGAAGCTGCTGGAGCCCAGAATATTACGCTGCTACCGCTGCCTGGAGGTTGGGCATGTCAGGGCGCAATGCCAAGCGCAAATAGATCGCGGCAGTCTGTGCTACCGATGTGGAAAGCCGGACCACAAGGCGGCACAATGCTCGGCCGAGCCCCACTGTGCAGTGTGCGAGGCATCGGGTAAGTCGGCAAGCCATGCCCTGGGCTCCAAGGCGTGCACTGCCCGAGGACCGAGGAAGGATAGGAAGACTCGCGATGGCCCCCCGGCCCCTTCGCAGTCCTCCCAGCCGGCCGCAACAACACTCGCGGCCAGCAATGCGTTGGGGGAAGCAATGGCCGCTGAATAA
- the LOC125237346 gene encoding uncharacterized protein LOC125237346, with amino-acid sequence MRSYRGVRIFQSTDIGEGTVKAAIAVLDQDLDVIQCPKLTTNNIVVVRIRTSAWEVTLVSIYLECPQQNHPIGPDLNHLALIARETGSRTWIVGGDVNAKSMWWGSPVNDYRGEELSGTLDELNMSILNRGNIPTFDTVRGGKEDLTSSDNAFHQNIRQRAEMVNAQEHVGPSDPQFTMEELKTASESFNPKKAPGDDGFTADICLQAIRCVPELFLQLLNKCLELNHFPEIWKRATVIVLRKPGKSDYTVPKAYRPIGLLPVLGKTLEKMLVARLRFHLLPNMSTRQYGFMPQRSTEDSLYNLMQYIRSKINHKEIVTVVSLDIEGAFDSAWWPAIRVRLAEENCPLNLRRTFDSYLCNRKVIVKYAGEEYAKSTNKGCVQGSIGGPILWNLLLDPLLKSLEAKGDFCQAFADDVVMAFHGKTALEIERRANSALEYVRAWGVDNKLKFAPQKTNAMTITKKLKYDTPRLTMGGIGIDMSDEIKLLGVTIDRKLTFNTHISNVCKKATGAYKQLAKAAKVSWGLHPEVIKTIYVATMEPIVLYAASVWAPAANKEMAKRQFEALQRGIAQKQCKAYRTVSMNAALALAGMIPLDLRIREAALLYEAKKGISRPELADREVERMAPAMKAPHPADYMTLGFLSLENREMLDQNCNFDVRIFTDGSKIEGRVGAALSIWSGDVETKALKLALPKYCTVFQAELLALCEATRAVAGHSATSFGIYSDSRAALQTVINHRCFHPLAVKTRDHIKSVSLQNKVLTLFWIKAHAGLEGNERADELAKEAALRFKGRPHYDLCPVSYVKREIRAETLEEWDRRYKTGSTASTTKLFFPNIEAAYRIVRKIKLDGITTQLLTGHGGFSEYLNRFKCKDDPSCSCEPGKPESLIHILTECPQFGKTRHNIEAEIDEIISIENFSNIARGLA; translated from the exons ATGAGAAGTTACAGGGGCGTTAGGATCTTCCAAAGCACTGATATAGGAGAAGGAACTGTGAAGGCTGCAATAGCAGTCTTAGACCAGGACTTAGACGTCATTCAGTGTCCAAAACTCACCACGAATAACATCGTCGTGGTGAGGATCCGAACCAGTGCGTGGGAAGTCACGCTTGTCTCCATCTACCTGGAATGTCCACAACAAAACCACCCAATTGGACCAGACCTGAACCACCTCGCCCTGATAGCTCGAGAAACCGGCTCCAGGACATGGATCGTGGGAGGCGACGTAAACGCCAAAAGCATGTGGTGGGGAAGCCCGGTAAATGATTACAGAGGTGAAGAGCTGTCCGGAACTCTAGACGAGCTAAATATGTCTATACTAAATAGAGGAAACATACCGACCTTCGACACTGTCCGAGGGGGAAAAG AAGACCTCACATCCAGCGACAATGCGTTCCACCAAAACATCAGGCAGAGAGCTGAAATGGTGAATGCACAGGAGCATGTGGGACCAAGCGACCCACAGTTCACCATGGAGGAACTAAAAACTGCCAGTGAGTCTTTCAACCCTAAAAAAGCTCCTGGAGACGATGGCTTCACCGCTGACATATGTCTTCAGGCTATAAGATGCGTCCCGGAACTATTCTTACAGCTTCTGAACAAATGCCTGGAACTCAACCACTTCCCGGAAATATGGAAGAGAGCCACGGTAATTGTACTGAGAAAGCCTGGCAAAAGTGACTATACTGTTCCGAAAGCGTATAGGCCAATAGGCCTCCTGCCAGTGCTCGGGAAAACCCTTGAAAAAATGTTGGTGGCCCGCCTCAGGTTCCATCTGCTACCGAACATGAGTACCCGCCAGTATGGATTCATGCCGCAAAGAAGCACCGAAGACTCCCTCTATAACCTAATGCAATACATCCGCAGTAAAATCAATCATAAGGAAATTGTCACAGTGGTATCCTTGGATATAGAGGGAGCCTTCGATAGCGCATGGTGGCCAGCGATAAGAGTCCGACTGGCGGAAGAAAACTGTCCGCTGAACCTGAGACGTACTTTTGATAGCTATCTCTGCAATCGGAAGGTGATTGTCAAGTACGCAGGAGAGGAGTACGCCAAAAGCACAAACAAAGGATGTGTCCAAGGGTCAATCGGAGGCCCAATCCTTTGGAACCTCCTATTGGACCCCCTCCTAAAAAGCCTAGAAGCGAAGGGAGACTTTTGCCAGGCTTTTGCAGACGACGTGGTCATGGCATTCCACGGTAAAACGGCCCTGGAAATCGAAAGGCGTGCAAACTCTGCTCTTGAATACGTTCGGGCGTGGGGTGTCGATAACAAATTAAAGTTCGCTCCGCAAAAAACAAACGCGATGACGATcactaaaaaattaaaatacgacaCTCCTCGCCTGACCATGGGAGGGATCGGGATAGACATGTCtgacgaaataaaactgttAGGGGTTACTATAGACCGGAAGCTCACCTTTAATACCCACATTTCAAACGTCTGTAAAAAGGCTACTGGCGCGTATAAACAGTTGGCAAAGGCGGCAAAAGTGAGTTGGGGACTTCACCCAGAAGTCATAAAAACAATATACGTGGCTACCATGGAACCCATTGTACTGTACGCCGCCAGTGTCTGGGCACCAGCTGCCAATAAAGAAATGGCAAAAAGGCAGTTCGAGGCACTACAACGCGGGATAGCCCAAAAACAGTGCAAAGCCTACCGCACTGTCTCCATGAACGCAGCGCTTGCGCTGGCCGGGATGATCCCTCTTGACCTCCGAATCCGCGAGGCGGCCTTGTTATACGAGGCCAAAAAGGGAATATCCCGACCGGAGCTGGCGGACAGAGAAGTGGAGCGCATGGCCCCAGCAATGAAAGCACCTCACCCAGCCGATTATATGACGCTGGGATTTCTCAGCCTGGAGAACAGAGAAATGCTGGATCAAAACTGTAATTTTGATGTTCGCATTTTTACAGACGGGAGCAAGATCGAGGGCAGGGTGGGGGCCGCACTATCCATATGGAGTGGCGATGTTGAAACAAAAGCCCTCAAGCTTGCTCTCCCCAAGTACTGCACCGTATTCCAGGCTGAGCTCCTAGCACTATGCGAGGCGACTCGAGCTGTAGCGGGGCATAGCGCGACGTCCTTTGGTATATACAGTGACTCCAGAGCTGCTCTGCAAACAGTCATAAACCATCGTTGTTTCCACCCGCTAGCTGTAAAAACGAGAGATCACATCAAATCAGTATCTCTCCAGAATAAAGTATTAACCTTATTCTGGATCAAAGCACATGCGGGATTGGAAGGCAACGAAAGAGCCGACGAACTAGCCAAAGAGGCAGCCTTGAGATTCAAAGGACGTCCACACTACGATCTTTGCCCGGTCTCCTACGTAAAGCGAGAGATTCGAGCTGAGACGCTTGAGGAGTGGGATCGCAGATATAAAACGGGCAGCACTGCCTCGACAACCAAACTGTTTTTCCCGAACATAGAAGCGGCGTATCGGATAGTGCGAAAAATTAAACTGGATGGAATAACCACACAATTACTCACGGGGCACGGCGGATTCTCCGAGTACCTGAACCGCTTCAAGTGCAAGGACGATCCGTCGTGTTCATGCGAACCCGGGAAACCGGAAAGTTTAATACACATCCTAACAGAATGTCCCCAATTTGGAAAAACTAGACACAACATTGAAGCCGAGATAGACGAAATTATCAGCATAGAAAACTTCAGTAATATA GCGCGGGGACTGGCCTAG